TGCTCGACGCTCGGCTGTCCTTCCTGGTCAGCGGCGGTACCGGTACCGGAAAGACCACGCTGCTGAGCGCCCTGCTCGGGCTCGTGGGGCCGGATGAGCGGATCGTCCTCGCCGAGGACTCGGCGGAGCTGCGGCCCGACCATCCCCATGTCGTGCGGCTGGAGACCAGACCCGCGAACCAGGAGGGCGCGGGCCTGGTCACCCTCGAGGACCTGGTGCGCCAGGCGCTGCGGATGCGGCCCGACCGGCTGGTCGTGGGTGAGGTGCGCGGGCCCGAAGTGGTGCATCTGCTGGCCGCGTTGAACACCGGCCATGAGGGCGGCTGCGGCACCGTGCACGCCAACGCCGCCGCCGATGTACCGGCCCGGCTGGAAGCGCTCGGCACGGCCGCCGGGCTCGACCGGGCCGCGCTGCACAGCCAGTTGGCGGCCGCCCTCTCCGTCGTGCTGCACCTGGTGCGCGACCGGGCGGGGCGACGGCGGATCGCGGAGGTGCACGTGCTGGAGAGAGACCCGTCGGGGCTCGTGCGCACGGTGCCGGCACTGCGGTGGGGACCGGAGGCGTTCGTGCGCGAGCGGGGGTGGGAGCGGCTGCGGGGGCTGCTTCGGGGCGGGGCGAGTGGGCTGGGTGGGGTGAGGGGACCGGGTGAGGCGAGTGGACCGGGTGAGGCAAGGGGGCCAGGTGAGGCGAGTGGACCGGGTGAGGCGAGTGGACTGGGTGAGGTCGCGATGGAGGGGGCGGGGCATGGCGCGGGTGTCTGAGATGTCGATGGGTGTGGACGTGATGGGGGAGGCGAGTCGTGACGGCGGTGTCTGAGATGTCGATGGGTGCGGCCTTGGCGTGCATGGGGGCGGCTGTCTGGCTGCTGGGGGAGCGTGAAGAGGTGGCGCGGCGGGCGCGGTTGCTGCTCGCGGAGGGGGCAGCTGTCTGGAGCGGCCCGCCCGGGTGGCGGCGGATGAGCGGTGGGCTGCGGCGTGTACGTGGGCGGCTGCGGGCCGAGTGGTGGTCGCCGGTGGCCGGGCTGATGCTGGCGGTGCTCGGGGCGTCGGTACTGCCGGCCGTCCTCGGGGCCGC
The Streptomyces tuirus genome window above contains:
- a CDS encoding TadA family conjugal transfer-associated ATPase, with product MSTLAGLEGAALLDGVRRWLAESGAEPTPARVAQALRDQGRVLGDAEVLGAAAQLRSELVGSGPLEPLLADPSVTDVLVSAPDRVWVDRGGGLELTSVRFADAAAVRRLAQRLAAVAGRRLDDARPWADARLPDGTRLHAVLPPVAVGCACLSLRVVRPRAFTLGELVTAGTVPPGGDRMLRALLDARLSFLVSGGTGTGKTTLLSALLGLVGPDERIVLAEDSAELRPDHPHVVRLETRPANQEGAGLVTLEDLVRQALRMRPDRLVVGEVRGPEVVHLLAALNTGHEGGCGTVHANAAADVPARLEALGTAAGLDRAALHSQLAAALSVVLHLVRDRAGRRRIAEVHVLERDPSGLVRTVPALRWGPEAFVRERGWERLRGLLRGGASGLGGVRGPGEASGPGEARGPGEASGPGEASGLGEVAMEGAGHGAGV